Proteins from a single region of Harmonia axyridis chromosome 4, icHarAxyr1.1, whole genome shotgun sequence:
- the LOC123677674 gene encoding uncharacterized protein LOC123677674 isoform X1: protein MENTLEHLSKNIVDKLERLKCPICLDIIENVRELPCRHIFCFKCLEIYKKGNDVLICPLCKKEISKRKFLSHDAALDSLCSFVKTLCDDIKVHHKIDVKTFFSNMKKETMLNKLEKRNGSDDIIAQFSDDNIIPCTSKPKDIKKLKKQISHATKKSTKIGSLKPLNLNIKKNSDNKENKKTLPKIGLSRKQNKLKSDSKSNLVQLQTKILPQHNQRSGKPCSDKNKILQWLQDTRNKFERFSQTQSYETQSNTPQDVDMPSVSQIYVEKNKKNRSERVIENQVELNIDQRLRDKKAQSVENLAFKSKQLRRHSLECSSPIKMKQYNNLQEINHIENQLIINIMEDEVLDVIDKELSGENSKRKMLVTSNKKEPTKKLVIDVEDEFLDQLDNEMMEICDEKKAGSSKKTTLNTTEICNENKSKSSWKSIKKFKKTIGKTKVPKKLDISLQSTQKCNKKDLETTLNTSDPSKSTNPTVMENRTVDFQKMEEYFSKAIPKMIETNIGETSSQEILSASNEAQEKDNNSDIYIYQTQPLSTDEISPKIDKISYANELIKKLEKVLLQLTEEDNVETKELISLLPSVEGVFKIFDKFKEGSLISQKPVGEENQTSFVEKEIQTDLLSLDVLPLTPNAAFKTLVHEDAAIQTDKICSDCPHFCSIKNITDAHTSQRILRNDIEIVEEEEQEKSQSKKGALDPLDIELEQEYISPKLQTEKIKSQISSSKVEIIVDVNLDVNLPSFNNQTSPKANVANKINTCLLDSEIPVDQILEQCSTQYDVSSEKNVEEAMMKKSPNILELEGNVSRIKDNMDKSKLQSRPSMTLGSSQGSALMCSVPQSNSRVNRKLMFEKAMRERRELDQTLKRVRTRDSISDSDEERPYKMKCNRFIQNDFSIEFESESLNDNSLHSKNLDAEMDVLEEEVFPGPINKFTHSQNTRKENVKTNNSNQQPEPDTLLNYCDELIEKANRHISAENELPNHDADINVSQIISESNENIRNTGRFNRSLTKINLSEKSQAASEKMKTQDLLKHYDDLIDKANRQIDMENNVVIDKQPNIKYNYSQIPTTSKHMDVFEDVREKENLIKTQDLLDHCKHYDDLIDKANRQIDMENVVANEQPNRKRKHNDSQVPTTSKHMDIVEEVRQKENLIKTQDLLDHCNALIAKTTKEIARNEITTSTNEDLMNKIQLENDDEFFCQNFDQLDSVLEKVNHRVEDSKNKLSESLFESCKENNTYRTPVAENKSMVETENIFSTPRGRKSVGEDEKRKKAKNLTLEMKKVDGFNSSDDEIFSDVDVVETTPQKTVSFLERLSCSQAVNQNARASFKIQENSEGFPESMNIVPPPPGFDDIEEIAEKVDSEQIISSNDRESENVIPASLSPQNYEKRPIKKPLAAANTNNKHFVAPQEVMTTLSQQFMKVSPICKEKSKNLNVIEMVRQSKFSPLTILPKSSTPVLTSTPKQKSILSYVKPKLKSSQEASTPPQERPKPCIAFTRLSNAETSCVISLCNKGLATRKDKFGTDVTHMIVSVDKHNNVKDHTIKFISAIAAGKWVLNIKWVQECLTKNHIVDEEPFEVFDITGIPSPRISRLTRLTNPLLKGFKFFIPRSFSQTSAEDVKNIIQLLQGVIVSSIEELKDEKEYICIIICELVDTEDYTQYENWLQSYRIITVDINWLSLSVSRYKILSLRPHLLCSDDSIDELGYPSNLVVDVAPSLTQDATYN, encoded by the exons ATGGAAAATACTCTGGAACAcctttcaaaaaatattgtagATAAATTAGAACGCCTCAAATGCCCAATATG CCttgatattattgaaaatgtgCGAGAGCTACCTTGTAGGCATATATTTTGTTTCAAATGCTTGGAAATATATAAGAAAGGGAACGATGTTCTCATTTGTCCCCTATGCAAAAAAGAAATATCTAAAAGAAAATTCTTAAGTCATGATGCTGCTCTTGATTCTTTGTGTAGTTTCGTTAAAACCTTATGTGATGATATTAAAGTACATCATAAAATAGATG tCAAAACCTTTTTCAGTAATATGAAAAAAGAAACTATGCTAAACAAGCTTGAAAAACGAAATGGATCAGATGATATTATTGCCCAATTTTCAGATGATAATATAATTCCATGTACTTCCAAACCAaaggatataaaaaaattgaagaaacaaattTCTCATGCAACTAAAAAGAGCACTAAAATTGGAT cACTAAAACCACTGAAtctcaatataaagaaaaattcagataataaGGAGAATAAAAAAACTTTACCTAAAATTGGTTTATCCCGTAAACAAAACAAACTAAAATCAGATTCCAAAAGCAATTTAGTACAGTTACAAACAAAAATTCTACCTCAACATAACCAGAGATCAGGTAAACCCTGTTCAGATAAGAATAAAATTTTGCAATGGTTACAGGACACAAGAAATAAATTTGAGAGATTCAGTCAAACTCAATCTTATGAAACCCAGAGTAATACACCGCAAGATGTAGATATGCCATCTGTTTCCCAAATTTATGTTGAGAAGAATAAAAAGAACAGATCTGAGAGAGTTATAGAGAATCAAGTTGAGTTGAATATAGATCAACGCTTACGAGATAAAAAAGCTCAATCTGTTGAAAATTTGGCATTTAAAAGTAAGCAATTGAGGAGGCATTCATTAGAATGCTCTTCTCCGATAAAAATGAAGCAGTATAATAATTTACAAGAAATTAATCACATAGAGAACCAACTCATAATCAATATTATGGAAGATGAAGTTTTAGATGTGATAGATAAAGAATTATCAGGTGAAAATAGCAAAAGAAAAATGCTAGTCACCTCCAACAAAAAGGAACCAACCAAAAAATTGGTTATAGATGTAGAAGATGAATTTTTGGATCAGTTAGataatgaaatgatggaaatttgTGATGAAAAAAAAGCAGGCAGTTCAAAGAAAACTACTTTAAATACAACTGAAATTTgtaatgaaaacaaatcaaaatcatCGTGGAAAAGtataaagaaatttaaaaagacAATAGGTAAGACAAAAGTACCTAAGAAATTAGACATAAGTCTTCAATCCACCCAGAAATGCAATAAAAAAGACTTAGAAACTACTTTGAACACAAGTGATCCGTCTAAATCTACTAATCCTACTGTTATGGAGAATAGAACTGTTGATTTTCAGAAAATGGAGGAGTATTTTAGCAAGGCTATTCCCAAAATGATAGAGACAAATATCGGGGAAACATCTTCTCAAGAGATACTCAGTGCATCAAATGAAGCTCAAGAAAAGGACAATAACTCAGATATTTACATATATCAAACACAACCCTTATCGACAGATGAAATCAGTCCAAAAATCGATAAAATAAGTTATGCTAATGAGCTAATTAAAAAATTGGAGAAGGTTTTACTTCAATTAACAGAAGAGGATAATGTTGAAACAAAGGAATTAATTTCTCTTCTACCTTCTGTTGAAggtgttttcaaaatatttgataaattcaAGGAAGGATCACTTATATCCCAAAAACCAGTTGGAGAGGAAAATCAAACAAGTTTTGTTGAGAAAGAAATCCAAACTGATTTGCTTTCCTTGGACGTTTTACCTTTAACTCCAAATGCTGCATTTAAAACATTGGTACATGAAGATGCTGCAATACAAACAGATAAAATCTGCTCGGACTGCCCCCATTTTTGTTCCATCAAAAACATCACTGATGCTCATACATCTCAACGTATATTGAGGAatgatattgaaattgttgaagaagaagaacaagaaaAAAGCCAATCTAAAAAAGGGGCACTAGATCCATTAGACATTGAATTAGAGCAAGAATACATATCTCCTAAAttacaaacagaaaaaataaaatcgcAAATCAGTTCATCTAAAGTCGAAATTATAGTAGATGTGAACCTCGATGTGAACTTACCTTCATTCAATAACCAAACCTCTCCGAAGGCAAATGTCGCTAATAAAATTAATACATGTCTTCTCGATAGCGAGATTCCTGTTGATCAAATTTTAGAGCAATGTAGTACGCAATATGATgtttcttctgaaaaaaatgtAGAAGAGGCCATGATGAAAAAATCTCCTAATATATTGGAATTAGAAGGAAATGTTTCAAGAATTAAGGACAACATGGATAAAAGTAAATTGCAGTCAAGACCATCGATGACCCTTGGCTCAAGTCAAGGATCTGCCCTTATGTGTAGTGTCCCTCAATCGAACTCTAGGGTGAATCGCAAACTTATGTTTGAAAAGGCTATGCGGGAAAGAAGAGAATTGGATCAAACTCTCAAGAGAGTGAGAACAAGAGACTCGATATCTGATTCTGATGAAGAGAGGCCATATAAAATGAAATGTAACAGATTCATACAAAATGATTTTAGTATTGAATTTGAGtctgaaagtttgaatgataaCAGCCTACATTCAAAGAATTTGGATGCCGAAATGGATGTG CTTGAGGAAGAAGTTTTTCCTGGACCAATAAATAAATTCACACATTCTCAAAACACCCGAAAAGAAAATGTAAAAACCAACAACAGCAATCAACAACCAGAACCTGATACACTTCTGAATTATTGTGACGAACTCATCGAAAAAGCTAACAGACATATTTCTGCTGAGAATGAGTTGCCAAATCATGATGCCGATATTAATGTATCCCAAATTATATCAGaaagtaatgaaaatattagaaaCACTGGGAGGTTCAATCGATCACTAACGAAGATTAATCTGTCTGAAAAATCTCAAGCAGCGAGCGAAAAAATGAAGACACAGGATCTCTTAAAACACTATGATGATTTGATAGATAAGGCAAACAGACAAATAGACATGGAAAATAATGTAGTCATTGATAAACAACCGAAtataaaatacaattattcaCAAATACCAACAACTTCTAAACATATGGACGTCTTTGAGGATGTAAGGGAAAaggaaaatttaataaaaactcAGGATCTTCTAGATCACTGCAAACACTATGATGATTTAATAGATAAGGCAAACAGGCAAATAGACATGGAAAATGTAGTCGCTAATGAGCAACCAAATAGAAAAAGGAAACACAATGATTCACAAGTCCCGACAACTTCTAAACATATGGATATTGTTGAAGAAGTTAGACAGAAGGAAAATCTAATAAAAACTCAGGATCTTCTAGATCACTGTAATGCATTAATAGCGAAAACTACAAAAGAGATAGCAAGAAATGAAATCACGACATCAACTAATGAAGATCTGATGAACAAAATTCAATTGGAGAatgatgatgaatttttttgtcagAATTTTGATCAGTTGGACAGTGTTTTAGAAAAAGTGAATCATAGGGTTGAAGATTCTAAAAACAAACTTTCAGAATCTTTATTCGAATCATGcaaagaaaataatacatatagGACTCCAGTTGCAGAAAATAAGTCAATGGTTGAAACGGAAAATATATTCAGCACACCCAGAGGAAGGAAATCTGTTGGTGAAgatgaaaaaaggaaaaaagctAAAAATTTAACATTGGAAATGAAGAAAGTAGATGGTTTCAACAGTTCAGATGATGAGATTTTTTCAGATGTAGATGTGGTAGAAACAACTCCTCAAAAAACAGTTAGTTTCTTGGAAAG gCTAAGTTGCTCTCAAGCTGTTAACCAGAATGCTAGGGCATCatttaaaattcaagaaaacagTGAAGGTTTTCCTGAAAGTATGAATATTGTACCACCACCCCCTGGATTTGATGATATAGAAGAAATAGCAGAGAAAGTTGATTCTGAACAAATAATCTCTAGTAATGACAGAGAATCAGAAAACGTGATTCCAGCTTCACTATCCccacaaaattatgaaaaaagaccAATAAAGAAGCCATTAGCTGCAGCTAACACGAATAACAAACATTTTGTAGCGCCTCAAGAGGTGATGACCACTTTATCTCAACAGTTTATGAAGGTTTCTCCCATATGTAAAGAGAAATCCAAAAATCTGAATGTCATAGAAATGGTACGACAGTCAAAATTTTCGCCTCTAACGATTTTGCCCAAATCCAGTACGCCAGTCTTGACTAGTACACCGAAGCAAAAAAGTATTTTGAGCTATGTGAAACCTAAGCTGAAGTCCTCACAGGAAGCAAG CACTCCACCACAAGAAAGGCCTAAACCCTGCATTGCATTTACCAGGCTGAGTAATGCTGAAACATCATGTGTAATTTCCTTGTGCAATAAAGGATTAGCTACACGCAAAGATAAGTTTGGAACTGATGTAACTCACATGATTGTTTCCGTGGACAAGCATAATAATGTCAAAGATCATACAATTAAATTCATATCTGCTATTGCTGCTGGAAAATGGGTACTAAATATTAAATGGGTACAGGAATGTTTGacaaaaaatcatattgtagATGAG GAGCCATTTGAAGTATTTGATATAACAGGAATACCAAGTCCAAGAATTTCAAGGCTCACCCGTCTCACTAATCCATTGCTCAAAGGATTCAAGTTTTTTATTCCAAGATCATTTTCTCAGACAAGTGCTGAAGATGTTAAG AACATCATTCAGTTGCTACAAGGTGTTATTGTTTCTTCTATTGAAGAATTGAAGGACGAGAAAGAATATATATGTATCATAATATGTGAACTAGTGGATACAGAAGACTATACACAGTATGAAA ATTGGTTGCAGTCTTACAGAATAATAACAGTTGACATTAACTGGTTAAGTCTTTCTGTGAGTCGATATAAAATATTGAGCCTCCGACCACACCTTCTTTGTTCAGATGACTCAATCGATGAATTAGGTTATCCATCGAATTTAGTTGTAGATGTAGCACCTAGTTTGACACAGGATGCTACgtataattaa
- the LOC123677674 gene encoding uncharacterized protein LOC123677674 isoform X2 has translation MKKETMLNKLEKRNGSDDIIAQFSDDNIIPCTSKPKDIKKLKKQISHATKKSTKIGSLKPLNLNIKKNSDNKENKKTLPKIGLSRKQNKLKSDSKSNLVQLQTKILPQHNQRSGKPCSDKNKILQWLQDTRNKFERFSQTQSYETQSNTPQDVDMPSVSQIYVEKNKKNRSERVIENQVELNIDQRLRDKKAQSVENLAFKSKQLRRHSLECSSPIKMKQYNNLQEINHIENQLIINIMEDEVLDVIDKELSGENSKRKMLVTSNKKEPTKKLVIDVEDEFLDQLDNEMMEICDEKKAGSSKKTTLNTTEICNENKSKSSWKSIKKFKKTIGKTKVPKKLDISLQSTQKCNKKDLETTLNTSDPSKSTNPTVMENRTVDFQKMEEYFSKAIPKMIETNIGETSSQEILSASNEAQEKDNNSDIYIYQTQPLSTDEISPKIDKISYANELIKKLEKVLLQLTEEDNVETKELISLLPSVEGVFKIFDKFKEGSLISQKPVGEENQTSFVEKEIQTDLLSLDVLPLTPNAAFKTLVHEDAAIQTDKICSDCPHFCSIKNITDAHTSQRILRNDIEIVEEEEQEKSQSKKGALDPLDIELEQEYISPKLQTEKIKSQISSSKVEIIVDVNLDVNLPSFNNQTSPKANVANKINTCLLDSEIPVDQILEQCSTQYDVSSEKNVEEAMMKKSPNILELEGNVSRIKDNMDKSKLQSRPSMTLGSSQGSALMCSVPQSNSRVNRKLMFEKAMRERRELDQTLKRVRTRDSISDSDEERPYKMKCNRFIQNDFSIEFESESLNDNSLHSKNLDAEMDVLEEEVFPGPINKFTHSQNTRKENVKTNNSNQQPEPDTLLNYCDELIEKANRHISAENELPNHDADINVSQIISESNENIRNTGRFNRSLTKINLSEKSQAASEKMKTQDLLKHYDDLIDKANRQIDMENNVVIDKQPNIKYNYSQIPTTSKHMDVFEDVREKENLIKTQDLLDHCKHYDDLIDKANRQIDMENVVANEQPNRKRKHNDSQVPTTSKHMDIVEEVRQKENLIKTQDLLDHCNALIAKTTKEIARNEITTSTNEDLMNKIQLENDDEFFCQNFDQLDSVLEKVNHRVEDSKNKLSESLFESCKENNTYRTPVAENKSMVETENIFSTPRGRKSVGEDEKRKKAKNLTLEMKKVDGFNSSDDEIFSDVDVVETTPQKTVSFLERLSCSQAVNQNARASFKIQENSEGFPESMNIVPPPPGFDDIEEIAEKVDSEQIISSNDRESENVIPASLSPQNYEKRPIKKPLAAANTNNKHFVAPQEVMTTLSQQFMKVSPICKEKSKNLNVIEMVRQSKFSPLTILPKSSTPVLTSTPKQKSILSYVKPKLKSSQEASTPPQERPKPCIAFTRLSNAETSCVISLCNKGLATRKDKFGTDVTHMIVSVDKHNNVKDHTIKFISAIAAGKWVLNIKWVQECLTKNHIVDEEPFEVFDITGIPSPRISRLTRLTNPLLKGFKFFIPRSFSQTSAEDVKNIIQLLQGVIVSSIEELKDEKEYICIIICELVDTEDYTQYENWLQSYRIITVDINWLSLSVSRYKILSLRPHLLCSDDSIDELGYPSNLVVDVAPSLTQDATYN, from the exons ATGAAAAAAGAAACTATGCTAAACAAGCTTGAAAAACGAAATGGATCAGATGATATTATTGCCCAATTTTCAGATGATAATATAATTCCATGTACTTCCAAACCAaaggatataaaaaaattgaagaaacaaattTCTCATGCAACTAAAAAGAGCACTAAAATTGGAT cACTAAAACCACTGAAtctcaatataaagaaaaattcagataataaGGAGAATAAAAAAACTTTACCTAAAATTGGTTTATCCCGTAAACAAAACAAACTAAAATCAGATTCCAAAAGCAATTTAGTACAGTTACAAACAAAAATTCTACCTCAACATAACCAGAGATCAGGTAAACCCTGTTCAGATAAGAATAAAATTTTGCAATGGTTACAGGACACAAGAAATAAATTTGAGAGATTCAGTCAAACTCAATCTTATGAAACCCAGAGTAATACACCGCAAGATGTAGATATGCCATCTGTTTCCCAAATTTATGTTGAGAAGAATAAAAAGAACAGATCTGAGAGAGTTATAGAGAATCAAGTTGAGTTGAATATAGATCAACGCTTACGAGATAAAAAAGCTCAATCTGTTGAAAATTTGGCATTTAAAAGTAAGCAATTGAGGAGGCATTCATTAGAATGCTCTTCTCCGATAAAAATGAAGCAGTATAATAATTTACAAGAAATTAATCACATAGAGAACCAACTCATAATCAATATTATGGAAGATGAAGTTTTAGATGTGATAGATAAAGAATTATCAGGTGAAAATAGCAAAAGAAAAATGCTAGTCACCTCCAACAAAAAGGAACCAACCAAAAAATTGGTTATAGATGTAGAAGATGAATTTTTGGATCAGTTAGataatgaaatgatggaaatttgTGATGAAAAAAAAGCAGGCAGTTCAAAGAAAACTACTTTAAATACAACTGAAATTTgtaatgaaaacaaatcaaaatcatCGTGGAAAAGtataaagaaatttaaaaagacAATAGGTAAGACAAAAGTACCTAAGAAATTAGACATAAGTCTTCAATCCACCCAGAAATGCAATAAAAAAGACTTAGAAACTACTTTGAACACAAGTGATCCGTCTAAATCTACTAATCCTACTGTTATGGAGAATAGAACTGTTGATTTTCAGAAAATGGAGGAGTATTTTAGCAAGGCTATTCCCAAAATGATAGAGACAAATATCGGGGAAACATCTTCTCAAGAGATACTCAGTGCATCAAATGAAGCTCAAGAAAAGGACAATAACTCAGATATTTACATATATCAAACACAACCCTTATCGACAGATGAAATCAGTCCAAAAATCGATAAAATAAGTTATGCTAATGAGCTAATTAAAAAATTGGAGAAGGTTTTACTTCAATTAACAGAAGAGGATAATGTTGAAACAAAGGAATTAATTTCTCTTCTACCTTCTGTTGAAggtgttttcaaaatatttgataaattcaAGGAAGGATCACTTATATCCCAAAAACCAGTTGGAGAGGAAAATCAAACAAGTTTTGTTGAGAAAGAAATCCAAACTGATTTGCTTTCCTTGGACGTTTTACCTTTAACTCCAAATGCTGCATTTAAAACATTGGTACATGAAGATGCTGCAATACAAACAGATAAAATCTGCTCGGACTGCCCCCATTTTTGTTCCATCAAAAACATCACTGATGCTCATACATCTCAACGTATATTGAGGAatgatattgaaattgttgaagaagaagaacaagaaaAAAGCCAATCTAAAAAAGGGGCACTAGATCCATTAGACATTGAATTAGAGCAAGAATACATATCTCCTAAAttacaaacagaaaaaataaaatcgcAAATCAGTTCATCTAAAGTCGAAATTATAGTAGATGTGAACCTCGATGTGAACTTACCTTCATTCAATAACCAAACCTCTCCGAAGGCAAATGTCGCTAATAAAATTAATACATGTCTTCTCGATAGCGAGATTCCTGTTGATCAAATTTTAGAGCAATGTAGTACGCAATATGATgtttcttctgaaaaaaatgtAGAAGAGGCCATGATGAAAAAATCTCCTAATATATTGGAATTAGAAGGAAATGTTTCAAGAATTAAGGACAACATGGATAAAAGTAAATTGCAGTCAAGACCATCGATGACCCTTGGCTCAAGTCAAGGATCTGCCCTTATGTGTAGTGTCCCTCAATCGAACTCTAGGGTGAATCGCAAACTTATGTTTGAAAAGGCTATGCGGGAAAGAAGAGAATTGGATCAAACTCTCAAGAGAGTGAGAACAAGAGACTCGATATCTGATTCTGATGAAGAGAGGCCATATAAAATGAAATGTAACAGATTCATACAAAATGATTTTAGTATTGAATTTGAGtctgaaagtttgaatgataaCAGCCTACATTCAAAGAATTTGGATGCCGAAATGGATGTG CTTGAGGAAGAAGTTTTTCCTGGACCAATAAATAAATTCACACATTCTCAAAACACCCGAAAAGAAAATGTAAAAACCAACAACAGCAATCAACAACCAGAACCTGATACACTTCTGAATTATTGTGACGAACTCATCGAAAAAGCTAACAGACATATTTCTGCTGAGAATGAGTTGCCAAATCATGATGCCGATATTAATGTATCCCAAATTATATCAGaaagtaatgaaaatattagaaaCACTGGGAGGTTCAATCGATCACTAACGAAGATTAATCTGTCTGAAAAATCTCAAGCAGCGAGCGAAAAAATGAAGACACAGGATCTCTTAAAACACTATGATGATTTGATAGATAAGGCAAACAGACAAATAGACATGGAAAATAATGTAGTCATTGATAAACAACCGAAtataaaatacaattattcaCAAATACCAACAACTTCTAAACATATGGACGTCTTTGAGGATGTAAGGGAAAaggaaaatttaataaaaactcAGGATCTTCTAGATCACTGCAAACACTATGATGATTTAATAGATAAGGCAAACAGGCAAATAGACATGGAAAATGTAGTCGCTAATGAGCAACCAAATAGAAAAAGGAAACACAATGATTCACAAGTCCCGACAACTTCTAAACATATGGATATTGTTGAAGAAGTTAGACAGAAGGAAAATCTAATAAAAACTCAGGATCTTCTAGATCACTGTAATGCATTAATAGCGAAAACTACAAAAGAGATAGCAAGAAATGAAATCACGACATCAACTAATGAAGATCTGATGAACAAAATTCAATTGGAGAatgatgatgaatttttttgtcagAATTTTGATCAGTTGGACAGTGTTTTAGAAAAAGTGAATCATAGGGTTGAAGATTCTAAAAACAAACTTTCAGAATCTTTATTCGAATCATGcaaagaaaataatacatatagGACTCCAGTTGCAGAAAATAAGTCAATGGTTGAAACGGAAAATATATTCAGCACACCCAGAGGAAGGAAATCTGTTGGTGAAgatgaaaaaaggaaaaaagctAAAAATTTAACATTGGAAATGAAGAAAGTAGATGGTTTCAACAGTTCAGATGATGAGATTTTTTCAGATGTAGATGTGGTAGAAACAACTCCTCAAAAAACAGTTAGTTTCTTGGAAAG gCTAAGTTGCTCTCAAGCTGTTAACCAGAATGCTAGGGCATCatttaaaattcaagaaaacagTGAAGGTTTTCCTGAAAGTATGAATATTGTACCACCACCCCCTGGATTTGATGATATAGAAGAAATAGCAGAGAAAGTTGATTCTGAACAAATAATCTCTAGTAATGACAGAGAATCAGAAAACGTGATTCCAGCTTCACTATCCccacaaaattatgaaaaaagaccAATAAAGAAGCCATTAGCTGCAGCTAACACGAATAACAAACATTTTGTAGCGCCTCAAGAGGTGATGACCACTTTATCTCAACAGTTTATGAAGGTTTCTCCCATATGTAAAGAGAAATCCAAAAATCTGAATGTCATAGAAATGGTACGACAGTCAAAATTTTCGCCTCTAACGATTTTGCCCAAATCCAGTACGCCAGTCTTGACTAGTACACCGAAGCAAAAAAGTATTTTGAGCTATGTGAAACCTAAGCTGAAGTCCTCACAGGAAGCAAG CACTCCACCACAAGAAAGGCCTAAACCCTGCATTGCATTTACCAGGCTGAGTAATGCTGAAACATCATGTGTAATTTCCTTGTGCAATAAAGGATTAGCTACACGCAAAGATAAGTTTGGAACTGATGTAACTCACATGATTGTTTCCGTGGACAAGCATAATAATGTCAAAGATCATACAATTAAATTCATATCTGCTATTGCTGCTGGAAAATGGGTACTAAATATTAAATGGGTACAGGAATGTTTGacaaaaaatcatattgtagATGAG GAGCCATTTGAAGTATTTGATATAACAGGAATACCAAGTCCAAGAATTTCAAGGCTCACCCGTCTCACTAATCCATTGCTCAAAGGATTCAAGTTTTTTATTCCAAGATCATTTTCTCAGACAAGTGCTGAAGATGTTAAG AACATCATTCAGTTGCTACAAGGTGTTATTGTTTCTTCTATTGAAGAATTGAAGGACGAGAAAGAATATATATGTATCATAATATGTGAACTAGTGGATACAGAAGACTATACACAGTATGAAA ATTGGTTGCAGTCTTACAGAATAATAACAGTTGACATTAACTGGTTAAGTCTTTCTGTGAGTCGATATAAAATATTGAGCCTCCGACCACACCTTCTTTGTTCAGATGACTCAATCGATGAATTAGGTTATCCATCGAATTTAGTTGTAGATGTAGCACCTAGTTTGACACAGGATGCTACgtataattaa
- the LOC123677686 gene encoding uncharacterized protein LOC123677686, with product MNNREYLKTVHLSLLSLRKRTHNLREMEGKIWETSDNGDIEIISLTEKYLNESLELLQNVFFTEEFTATACGVPNDPEAKKEWGEICLAVANEGVSVVAIDRKKDKVAAVAFNKLYQKINSKNSISLYDKCLKSFKNQSAKDLIMCCKQMDNTTDLFDKCGCNCYLELMFLATSPNYKGQRLATKLTNATIELTRQLHQGNNVKKSLNGTMLHNEPRPGAVVAVFTSNISQKLAEKLGFETAACIFYKDMMRNGKSYYELIDKKQEKILIVFKKL from the exons ATGAATAACAGGGAATACTTAAAAACAGTTCATCTATCATTGCTCTCTCTTAGAAAACGTACACACAATTTGAGAGAGATGGAGGGCAAAATTTGGGAGACAAGTGACAACG GAGATATCGAGATCATCTCTCTTACCGAGAAATATCTGAACGAAAGCCTAGAACTACTGCAAAATGTATTTTTCACGGAAGAATTTACAGCTACAGCATGTGGAGTTCCAAACGATCCTGAAGCAAAAAAAGAGTGGGGTGAAATATGTTTAGCAGTGGCTAATGAAGGAGTTTCTGTTGTAGCAATTGATAGAAAAAAGGATAAAGTAGCCGCTGTAGCCTTCAATAAATTATATCAAAAG ATCAatagtaaaaattcaatctcactTTATGACAAGTGCttaaaatccttcaaaaatcaatCAGCAAAAGATTTGATTATGTGTTGTAAACAAATGGATAATACAACAGATCTATTCGACAAATGTGGATGCAATTGTTACTTAGAATTGATGTTCCTAGCAACATCTCCAAATTATAAAGGACAACGGTTGGCGACTAAACTAACCAATGCGACTATTGAGTTGACAAGACAGTTGCATCAAGGGAATAACGTGAAGAAGAGCTTGAATGGTACTATGTTACACAATGAACCTAGACCTGGAGCTGTAGTTGCAGTTTTCACATCAAACATATCCCAAAAACTTGCTGAAAAACTAGGATTTGAAACAGCAGCATGTATTTTTTATAAAGACATGATgagaaatggaaagtcctattATGAATTAATAGACAAGAAGCaagagaaaattttaattgTGTTTAAAAAGCTTTGA